In one Nomascus leucogenys isolate Asia chromosome 13, Asia_NLE_v1, whole genome shotgun sequence genomic region, the following are encoded:
- the OTOR gene encoding otoraplin: MARILLLFLPGLVAVCAVHGIFMDRLASKKLCADDKCVYTISLARAQEDYNAPDCRFINVKKGQQIYVYSKLVKENGAGEFWAGSVYGDGQDEMGVVGYFPSNLVKEQRVYQEATKEVPTTDIDFFCE, translated from the exons atGGCAAGAATATTGTTACTTTTCCTCCCGGGTCTTGTGGCTGTATGTGCTGTGCATGGAATATTTATGGACCGTCTAGCTTCCAAGAAGCTCTGTGCAGATGATAAGTGTGTCT atacTATTTCTCTGGCTAGAGCTCAAGAAGATTATAATGCTCCGGACTGTAGATTCATTAACGTTAAAAAAGGGCAGCAGATCTATGTGTACTCAAAGCTGGTAAAAGAAAATGGAGCTGGAGAATTTTGGGCTGGCAGT GTTTATGGTGATGGCCAGGACGAGATGGGAGTTGTGGGTTATTTCCCCAGCAACTTGGTCAAGGAGCAGCGTGTGTACCAGGAAGCTACCAAGGAAGTTCCCACCACG gatATTGACTTCTTCTGCGAGTAA